Sequence from the Verrucomicrobiota bacterium genome:
CGCAACCGCCGTCATTCCGGTGAACCACGAGATGGCTCTCAAAAAGAGGTGGGGGCGAATGCCTTTGCCTGAACTCGTCGATGCTCTGCGCGAGAGGGCCGCCAAAGGCGTGCTGAGGTCCGATGAAGATCCCAAAGAGCCGATCCAAGGGGTGGAAGTTGACCCGCTCTACTTTGAGATTACGCTTTGACCGCCCAATGTTCCTCAACGGCCGGCCGATAAACAACCTCCTGCTCAACCGGATCACCTGGGCGGTCGCCCGCATGGATCCTTCTTCTGTGACTCGAGGCACCCGCCCGACCCGCCGCCAGGGCGCACCAAGACTTCCCAAGCACAATGAACCTCCAAATTACCAGGCGTCAGCAGGCCAATGCTACCATGCATCGGCAGGCCGGTAGCCGTCAATGCTCAGCCCTAAGGTCCTTGTCCGCCGGCCTTTCGTCGATCAGGAGCTTCCTCCTTCCCGCCGTTCTCCTCGCCGTAACGACGCCGGGGATCCGCGCTCAAGATGCGCAAACCCCGCCTACGCTCACGGCTCACGATGTCTATACGCCCTCATTTCAGGCGCTGTTCACTCTCTTCATCCTGGCCGTACTCCTTGAGTCAGGTCTCGCCATCATTTTTAACTGGAAGCTGTTTATCTCAACTTTTGACGCCAAGGCCACCAAGCCCTTGATCGCCGTCCTCGTCGCGAGCCTCTTTGTCTTCAGGTATAAACTGGACATCGTCACCAGGTTGGTAAATATCTACACGAATGCAGGCTACCCGATAAATTTTGCCGGGAAGTTCCTGACGGCCCTGGTGATTGCGGGTGGTAGTGCCGGGGTAAACAGATTGCTGCAGGCCCTGGGTTTTCGGTCTGTCCAGACGGAATCCCAGCCGCCGCCGAGGGTTCCACCGGCGGTAGCGTGGATTTCCGTCACTCTGAAGCGAGTAAAAGCAGAGGGGATGGTTAACGTCCTTGCCCGGCCGGACGGCAACTTCAGCCTGATCGGAACGATTTCCGGCCCCGGACTGGCCAATCCGCTCCTTCGATTCTTCTTCCAGGATCGTGCCCGGTTTCCGGGATCTGGCGGCCACACCCTTGTGCCGGGAACGTGGGCGATTCAACTCGAAGGAGTCGACCGGAATGGAGCGGTCATCCAATCAAGACTCTGGGGACCTTACGCGATTGCAGCGGGTACCATTATCGATATCGAGTTGACGTTGTAAGTCGAGTACGACAAGGTAGAATGTCGGCTAGGGGGGTGCCGCCGCCCGAGGCTGCTCCGTAGCCGGTTGAATCGCTCGTAGACCCAACGGGCCGGGGAGATCTTAGCCCAGGGTTTACCCGGGGAACGCCACCCCCCTCACCGTTGAGCCCTCCTAAGGCGCCACGTCCGTACGCCCATCCTGACAAACGCCCGCCCCGCCGGGTTGGATTTGCTCAAGGGGCGGCAGAAAATGCGAGCGACCCCTTCTGCCGGCCCTTCAGACCTCGGACGAGCAAGAGGGCCGCCCCTTCGGGGCTAAAGCCGGCTCAACCATCCTGAGAAGGGGTGTAGGAACCGATCCGGACTGCGGTGCACACAAAGTGCACAAAACCAAATGAACAGCCGCATGTAACCCTGACGTGCAAGTACCGCGAATGGAGCCGAATCATCGTTAACCGGGCAGCATTCTTCCGGGGCGGACAACTGCAGTTAGCCCATCCAGGCCCTACTGATGATCCTCCTGGGGCGTCACCTCAGAAAAAGTTACCTCATGCACTCGCAACCATTCCCGTGCGGACGGAATCCCCGCGGTGGCCGCCTGTTTTATCCAGCCTACGGCCTCGGTGCGGCGGCCCGGCTTCTCGGCGATCAGAAGGCCATAGAAATACATGCTTAACACGTTGCTATGCTCTATGCCTTCTTTATAGAGCTCCTCTGCCTTTCCTTCATTCTTTTGCATGCCGCCGAAGCCTTTCTCATACAACTGGCCAAGGTGCGCCGCGGCGTTCCAGTCCCCCTCCGCGACCGCCCGTTCCCACCACGGCTTGGCTTGGCTGTAAAACGCGTCTGCCTGGGCCATGAGCTTCTGTTTGAGTGACCCTGTACTGTGTCCCGCTTCGACTTGTTTGTCTTCCGCCTTGTATTGGAGTATCCGGCCGGCTAACACCATCGCGGGAACGACGCCTTGGCTGGCCAGAGGCAGGATGATCTTTTCAGCTTTCTGTACATCTTGCTTTGTCCCCCTGCCACTTAAGTAACAGTCGCCGATGTATGCGCCGGCTTCCAGATTTGGTTTTGGGGCGGTATAGGCCCGGTTAAGCCATGCAAACCCTTCTTTGTCGTCGTCCGGAGTCCCTTTTCTGAAATAGAATCGGCCGACTCTCATCATAGCATAGGAATCGCCCAGGTTGGCCGCGCGAAGGAACAAGTCAAACGCCTCGGGCCCATTCTCGTTGGCGGCCAGCCACAGAATGGCCGGGAGAATATTCAAGTTCGCCGCGTCTCTGATGCTTGATCCGTAAGAGAGGCTGAATTCATCCCCGCTGATCGGAGGCACCTTGGTTCGGAGCTCTTCGATAACCTGTCCAAGCTCGTTGTACTCTTGGGGATTGGGCTGTCCAGGCCGCGTCAGGGCCTGCACAAGCCGCACGTAAGCATTGAGGAATTGCGGAGAACCTCTTTCAGACTTTTTGACCTCATTCCGTAAAACTTCGATGGGATCCGGCTGGAGCGTCAGGACGATCCGGGGCGGGGTCGCTCGATCCAGTTGTAATTCCTGCTGCGCCGGCAGGTACCCTGGCAGAGTGGCCGTGAGTTCATGGCGCCCAAACGGGACGCGGGTAAAGGTGTTCGGCGGCTGCTGGGGCGGCCTGCCGTCCAGCGACACCGAGGCACCGGGCGGCTGGGTCTGCACCGCTAAGGCCGGCAACTCAGTCGCAACGGGCTGCAGCATCAGGCGCAACTCCGGGCTCATTCGCTCACGAACCTCCAGCTCCTGGCTGAGCGGCTCATAGCCGTCCAACGTGGCGGTGAGCCGGTGATGCCCGAAGGGCACATGGGTGAAAGTATCGGGCAGCTGCTGGGGCGGCTTGCCGTCCAGCAACACCGAGGCGCCGGCCGGCTCCGTTTGCACTGATAAGGCTGCAAGTTCGGTGGGAACCGGCTGGAGCGTCAGGACGATTTGGGGCGAGGTCGCTCTATCCAGGTTCAACTCTTGTTGCGCCGGCAAATAACCTTTCAACGCAGCCGTGAGCCGGTGGTACCCAAATGGCACGTGGGTAAAAATGTTCGGCAGCTGCTGGGGCGGCTTGCCGTCCAGCAGGAGCGAAGCGCCCGCCGGCTCGGTTTGCACCGTCAGGGCCGGCAACTCGGTCGGAACGGGCTGCAGCGTCAGGCGCAACTCCGCGCTCATGCCTTCATGCACCTCCAGCTCCTCGCTGAACGGTTCATAGTTGTCCAGCGTGGCGGTGAGCCGGTGCCGCCCGAACGGGACGTGCGTAAAAGTGCCGGCCGGGCTTTGGGGCGGCTTGCCGTCCAGTAACACCGAACCGCCCGCCGGTTCCGTTTGGATCGAGACCGCGGCAACCTCCGTCGGAACCGGCTGAAGCGTCAGGACGATCCGGGGCGGGGTCGCTCTATCCAGTTGCAATTCCTGCTGCGCCGGCAGGTACCCCGGCAAAGTGGCCGTGAGTTCATGGCGCCCAAACGGGACGCGGGTAAAGGTATTTGGCGGCTGCTGGGGCGGCTTGCCGTCCAGCAACACCGAGGCACCGGCCGGCTGGGTCTGCACCGCCAAGGCCGGCAACTCAGTCGGAACGGGCTGCAGCGCCAGGCGCAGCTCCGGGCTCATGCCCGCACGGACTTCCAGCTCCTGGCTGAGCGGCTCGTAGCGGTCCAACCTAACCGTCAGCCGGTGACGCCCGAAGGGCACATGGGTGAAAGTGCCGGGCGCCTGCTGCGGCGGTTTGCCGTCCAGCAGAATGGAAGCGCCGGCCGGCTCCGTTTGCACCGTAAGCGCGGCAACTTCAATCGGAGCCGGCCGCAGCGCCAGAACGAGTTTTCGTGGGGTCACTCCATCCACCTGCACGTCTTGACGCGCCGGCAGGTATCCCTTGAGGTTGGCGGTAAGCCGATGGTGCCCGAACGGGACACGGGCAAAACGGTGCGGTGCGCTTAACGAGGGCCCTTCGTCCAGGGTAATGGCGGCGCCGGGCGGATCGCTTTCAACCGCGAGATCCGCAAACTCGGGAAGCGGCGGTGGCGGTGCCTGAGACCGGTAAACGACGTAACCACCAATTCCCACGCACGCCATCAGGCCGGCTGCCAACGCCAAACGCCGCGCGCCCGCTTTCTTGGGTTTGGCTGGGCGCTCGGCCGGAATTTCCACCGGCGCTATCCGGGGCGGCCCCGGGGGGACGCGCCTCACGCTTTCAGAGGCGGATGCCGCCGTCCCCGTCACGCCAACTACGGCCGCCAGTTGCCGGGCTAACTCGCTTGCAGACGGCCATTCATTGATCACCCCACGCCGCAACGCAGCGTTTGCACCTTCAGTCAACGTTGCCAGAGGCGTGTACTGCCCCGTTGCCTCCAGCCGGGCCCGCAGTCCCCCCAGCAACTCGTACGCCAGTAGACTCAACAAACGCACGTAACTGCCCCGGGAGCCACCTTCCACCGCGCCGTGCACCCGGGTTGCCGGACCTGACCCCGTGCCGGAGGGGGAAAGCACAAACAAAAAGTCAATCGCGTCCACCCTCAGCCCCAGGGATTCCCAAGCCGTGAGGGGCCGCTTTAAAGCGTTCACGTGAGTCCCGCCCCCTGTAGAATGCCGATTGGTTAAATGAATTCCCCTTAAGGTGAAGTCAACGTGCTGCAACCGGTGGCCGTGTGCGTGGTCGGCGAGCGGCGCCAGCAGGCTTAGCAACTGAACAATCTCCGGCGCGCTTAGCGCGTTGCGGATCCGAAGCACGTCCAGTAAGGATGCCCCCGCCACGTCCTCTTGTACCAGAACACAGTAACCGGCGATCGTTTCCAAGTCGTAGACTGCACGAAGCATCGGGTGCGGTGCCTCCCATACACGGTTCACCGCCTCCTGCAGTCGCGCCACCCCGCCAGCCTCCGAGGCGACCTCCCGGTTCAACACCTGCAAGCTCACCCGGCGCTGCCGCCGGAGATCGTCCGCCAGGAAATGGCACCCCTGAGGAGTGTCACTTAGCCGGTCGACCAGTCGGTAACGCTGCGCAAGCAGGGTCTCCACATCCAAAGGTGCCGGCAGCGGCAACGCGGGATCGTTTACAGTTGGTAAATTCGTTTCAGCCGCATCGGTTGGTCCACCTGACGGTTGCAGGGGAGTTGGCTCCAGGTCAACGGTAGCGGGCCGGTCAGTCGCAGGAGCGGGAATCGGGCGGCCTGCAGCAGCCGCGACCCGGCCGGGCAGGCACCCGGCCAGGGTACGCACGAATTCGTCCGCCGTTCCAGCCTCGTCGGCTAAACCGCGCCGGAGCACCTGGTTACCCCCTTCCGGCAGCGCTGCCAGCGGAATGTACCGCCCCTGGGTCTCCAGCGCGCCGCGCGGGCCGCCTAACAACTCGTAGGCCAACAAGCTCAACCGACGGACGTACGAGCCTTTCGGTCCCGCCAGGGGTCCCGAAGGTTGCACCACGGTTGCTTCACCGGCCCAATGAAGTGGATCCTCAGCCTGAAACGCAAAGTCAATCGGTGCAACCCGCGGCGTCAGGTCCGGCCACTCCGTCAGGGGCTGCTGAATCCATTGCTCCAGGCCGGCACCATCCCGGCTCTGACCCGGATCGCTCAACTGGATCCCGCTCAGGGTAAAATCCAGGTACTCCAATCCCTTGAGCCG
This genomic interval carries:
- a CDS encoding PEGA domain-containing protein, whose translation is MPEDNRYQHYEVLKRADGSLWELGHGAMGITYKAYDTNLRCPVALKVINATYLENETARQRFLREARAAAALRQQNVASVFHLGTDHGTYFYAMEFVDGQTVDEYMKQKGRFTPLEALNIAFQVARALAAAARQQLVHRDLKPTNLMLVDEDGEQVVKVIDFGLAKSVKREGEDSGSLTVGGGFVGTPHFASPEQLEDRDLDVRSDIYSLGSTLYYLVTGRPPFSGSVAQIMSQHLYKPVPAEPLQGLPPPFINLILWMMEKDRDKRPQSATELRRAIQRCVRELGVTALNGSASAVIRALQSDVTATMGSSPASEATVEAGSVFARKYRVDEPLPDHVAGKRYRGVDLERRLTVSLLVLSREFLADALHFSALERAVDQARSAPHPGLRQVIALETAGNQTVLVEEFLNAPSLQEILRVRGRLPAAEVVAALERLVPVADHARLKGLEYLDFTLSGIQLSDPGQSRDGAGLEQWIQQPLTEWPDLTPRVAPIDFAFQAEDPLHWAGEATVVQPSGPLAGPKGSYVRRLSLLAYELLGGPRGALETQGRYIPLAALPEGGNQVLRRGLADEAGTADEFVRTLAGCLPGRVAAAAGRPIPAPATDRPATVDLEPTPLQPSGGPTDAAETNLPTVNDPALPLPAPLDVETLLAQRYRLVDRLSDTPQGCHFLADDLRRQRRVSLQVLNREVASEAGGVARLQEAVNRVWEAPHPMLRAVYDLETIAGYCVLVQEDVAGASLLDVLRIRNALSAPEIVQLLSLLAPLADHAHGHRLQHVDFTLRGIHLTNRHSTGGGTHVNALKRPLTAWESLGLRVDAIDFLFVLSPSGTGSGPATRVHGAVEGGSRGSYVRLLSLLAYELLGGLRARLEATGQYTPLATLTEGANAALRRGVINEWPSASELARQLAAVVGVTGTAASASESVRRVPPGPPRIAPVEIPAERPAKPKKAGARRLALAAGLMACVGIGGYVVYRSQAPPPPLPEFADLAVESDPPGAAITLDEGPSLSAPHRFARVPFGHHRLTANLKGYLPARQDVQVDGVTPRKLVLALRPAPIEVAALTVQTEPAGASILLDGKPPQQAPGTFTHVPFGRHRLTVRLDRYEPLSQELEVRAGMSPELRLALQPVPTELPALAVQTQPAGASVLLDGKPPQQPPNTFTRVPFGRHELTATLPGYLPAQQELQLDRATPPRIVLTLQPVPTEVAAVSIQTEPAGGSVLLDGKPPQSPAGTFTHVPFGRHRLTATLDNYEPFSEELEVHEGMSAELRLTLQPVPTELPALTVQTEPAGASLLLDGKPPQQLPNIFTHVPFGYHRLTAALKGYLPAQQELNLDRATSPQIVLTLQPVPTELAALSVQTEPAGASVLLDGKPPQQLPDTFTHVPFGHHRLTATLDGYEPLSQELEVRERMSPELRLMLQPVATELPALAVQTQPPGASVSLDGRPPQQPPNTFTRVPFGRHELTATLPGYLPAQQELQLDRATPPRIVLTLQPDPIEVLRNEVKKSERGSPQFLNAYVRLVQALTRPGQPNPQEYNELGQVIEELRTKVPPISGDEFSLSYGSSIRDAANLNILPAILWLAANENGPEAFDLFLRAANLGDSYAMMRVGRFYFRKGTPDDDKEGFAWLNRAYTAPKPNLEAGAYIGDCYLSGRGTKQDVQKAEKIILPLASQGVVPAMVLAGRILQYKAEDKQVEAGHSTGSLKQKLMAQADAFYSQAKPWWERAVAEGDWNAAAHLGQLYEKGFGGMQKNEGKAEELYKEGIEHSNVLSMYFYGLLIAEKPGRRTEAVGWIKQAATAGIPSAREWLRVHEVTFSEVTPQEDHQ